The following proteins are encoded in a genomic region of Mycolicibacterium rutilum:
- a CDS encoding enoyl-CoA hydratase/isomerase family protein, translating to MTAADPTTTTDTPRPPEGDWLGTPYLKFTREGAFGVCRLDRPAARNAMTPAMYFGIRYAVRHVDADPDLAGLLITGTGDVFAPGGDMGGGDGSDDWLTFGSALGMDVTPFETLRQSVKPVVSAVNGLCQGGGLQIAMCSDMAVVSDRATFRVPELFRGIADTYYSQMLTRLIGPVRTRDLMFTGRTLSAQEACEWGMVARVVPHDELLDTAREVLTQCSRTAPGARGLVKSSIDNYLGLFDRIGMQASLSAPEVIEGFRAFKERRSPEWVHPDLRTEGRL from the coding sequence ATGACAGCCGCCGACCCGACCACGACGACCGACACCCCGCGGCCCCCCGAAGGCGACTGGCTGGGCACCCCGTATCTGAAGTTCACCCGCGAGGGCGCGTTCGGGGTGTGTCGGCTGGACCGGCCGGCGGCGCGCAACGCGATGACGCCGGCGATGTACTTCGGGATCCGCTACGCGGTGCGCCACGTCGACGCCGATCCCGACCTCGCGGGCCTGCTCATCACCGGCACCGGGGACGTGTTCGCGCCGGGCGGCGACATGGGCGGCGGCGACGGCAGCGACGACTGGCTGACCTTCGGTTCGGCGCTGGGCATGGACGTGACGCCGTTCGAGACGCTGCGCCAGTCGGTCAAGCCGGTGGTGTCGGCGGTCAACGGGTTGTGCCAGGGTGGCGGCCTGCAGATCGCCATGTGCAGCGACATGGCGGTGGTCAGCGACCGGGCCACGTTCCGGGTGCCCGAGCTGTTCCGCGGCATCGCCGACACGTACTACAGCCAGATGCTGACCCGGCTCATCGGGCCGGTGCGCACCCGCGACCTGATGTTCACCGGGCGCACGCTGAGCGCGCAGGAAGCTTGCGAGTGGGGCATGGTCGCCCGCGTGGTGCCACACGATGAGCTGCTCGACACCGCCCGCGAAGTGCTCACCCAGTGCAGTCGCACCGCGCCAGGCGCCCGCGGCCTGGTCAAGTCGAGCATCGACAACTACCTCGGGCTGTTCGACCGGATCGGAATGCAGGCCAGCCTGTCGGCGCCGGAGGTGATCGAGGGGTTCCGGGCGTTCAAGGAGCGCCGCTCGCCGGAGTGGGTGCACCCCGACCTGCGCACCGAGGGCCGCCTCTAG
- a CDS encoding PfkB family carbohydrate kinase: protein MVARSCSRVCVVGSVNADLTFSVRTLPRPGQTVLASNLAFAPGGKGGNQAVAAARAGAQVQLVAALGNDGAAAGLREHLASNGVGLDGVVTVPGPSGTAAIVVDAAAENTIVVAPGANAALSVDAPELRAVIADSDVVLMQLEIPIVTVAAAAEVARAAGALVVVNASPTGAPPHELIGLSHLADVVVVNETEAGEWHWPVPHLVITRGSRGATYLGDGERFDVPAPAVRAVDTTGAGDVFAGVLAAGWLDGHETALRRACAAAALSTLVPGAGDCAPYADAIDDAVSDRKETERHL from the coding sequence ATGGTGGCGCGAAGCTGCAGCCGGGTGTGCGTGGTGGGCAGTGTCAACGCCGATCTCACCTTCTCGGTGCGTACGCTGCCGCGACCCGGCCAGACGGTGCTCGCGTCGAATCTGGCGTTCGCGCCCGGCGGCAAAGGCGGCAACCAGGCGGTCGCGGCGGCCAGGGCGGGCGCGCAGGTGCAACTCGTCGCCGCGCTCGGCAACGACGGCGCCGCGGCCGGGCTGCGCGAGCACCTCGCAAGCAACGGCGTCGGCCTCGACGGCGTCGTCACGGTGCCGGGCCCCAGCGGCACGGCGGCCATCGTCGTCGACGCCGCGGCGGAGAACACGATCGTCGTCGCACCGGGCGCCAACGCGGCGCTGAGCGTCGACGCGCCCGAACTGCGCGCCGTCATCGCCGACAGCGACGTGGTGCTGATGCAGCTGGAGATCCCGATCGTGACCGTCGCCGCGGCCGCCGAGGTGGCGCGCGCGGCGGGCGCGCTCGTCGTCGTCAACGCCTCCCCCACCGGGGCACCGCCGCACGAGCTGATCGGTCTGTCGCACCTCGCCGACGTCGTCGTGGTCAACGAAACCGAGGCCGGCGAATGGCATTGGCCCGTACCGCATCTGGTGATCACCCGCGGTTCCCGCGGTGCGACCTATCTGGGGGACGGCGAACGCTTCGACGTGCCGGCCCCCGCGGTGCGCGCGGTGGACACCACCGGTGCGGGTGACGTGTTCGCCGGCGTGCTCGCCGCCGGCTGGCTCGACGGGCACGAGACGGCGCTGCGGCGGGCGTGCGCCGCGGCCGCGCTGTCGACGCTGGTGCCGGGAGCCGGCGACTGCGCGCCCTACGCCGATGCCATCGACGATGCTGTATCGGATCGCAAGGAGACAGAAAGGCACCTATGA
- a CDS encoding glutamate-5-semialdehyde dehydrogenase — MSVQAPSGLDLRSQVHDAARRARAASRALATLSTETKNRALNTAADHVLMSAGQILEANEADLEAARAAGTPEAMLDRLALNPNRIDGIASGLRQVAGLPDPIGEVLRGRTLPNGLQLRQQRVPLGVVGIVYEGRPNVTVDAFGLTLKAGNAVLLRGSSSAARSNAALVNALRAALATELLDADAVQLLPSEDRASVTHLIQARGLVDVVIPRGGAGLIDAVVRDATVPTIETGVGNCHVYVHASADLDVAERILLNAKTRRPSVCNAAESVLIDAAIADTAVPRLTAALREAGVAVHDNPSEDELRAEFLSMDIAVAVVDGVDAAIAHINEFGTGHTEAIVATDLAAAQRFTERVDAAAVMVNASTAFTDGEQFGFGAEIGISTQKLHARGPMGLPELTSTKWIVWGDGHTRPA, encoded by the coding sequence ATGAGTGTGCAGGCACCCTCTGGCCTGGATCTGCGCTCGCAGGTTCACGACGCCGCCCGCCGGGCGCGCGCCGCGTCGCGCGCGCTGGCCACGCTGAGCACCGAGACCAAGAACCGCGCGCTGAACACCGCCGCGGATCACGTGCTGATGTCGGCCGGTCAGATCCTGGAGGCCAACGAGGCCGACCTGGAGGCAGCGCGCGCTGCCGGCACCCCCGAGGCCATGCTCGACCGGCTGGCGCTCAATCCGAACCGCATCGACGGCATCGCCAGCGGTCTGCGTCAGGTGGCGGGCCTGCCCGACCCGATCGGCGAGGTGCTGCGCGGCCGCACGCTGCCCAACGGCCTGCAGCTCCGCCAGCAGCGGGTGCCGCTCGGCGTCGTCGGCATCGTCTACGAGGGGCGCCCCAACGTCACCGTCGACGCGTTCGGGTTGACGCTGAAGGCGGGCAACGCGGTGTTGCTGCGCGGCAGCTCGTCGGCGGCGCGCTCGAACGCCGCGCTGGTGAACGCGCTGCGCGCCGCGCTGGCCACCGAGCTGCTCGACGCCGACGCCGTCCAACTGCTGCCCAGCGAGGACCGCGCCAGCGTCACCCACCTCATCCAGGCGCGCGGTCTGGTCGACGTGGTGATCCCGCGCGGCGGCGCCGGCCTCATCGACGCGGTGGTGCGCGATGCGACGGTGCCCACGATCGAGACCGGCGTCGGCAACTGCCACGTGTACGTGCACGCCTCGGCCGACCTCGACGTCGCGGAACGCATCCTGCTCAACGCCAAGACCCGCCGGCCCAGTGTCTGCAACGCCGCCGAGTCCGTGCTCATCGACGCCGCGATCGCCGACACCGCGGTGCCGCGGCTGACCGCGGCGCTGCGCGAGGCCGGGGTCGCGGTGCACGACAACCCGTCCGAGGACGAGCTGCGCGCCGAGTTCCTGTCGATGGACATCGCCGTGGCCGTGGTCGACGGTGTCGACGCCGCTATCGCCCACATCAACGAGTTCGGCACCGGCCACACCGAGGCCATCGTGGCCACCGATCTGGCTGCGGCCCAACGGTTCACCGAGCGCGTCGATGCGGCCGCGGTGATGGTCAACGCGTCGACGGCGTTCACCGACGGTGAGCAGTTCGGGTTCGGCGCCGAGATCGGCATCTCCACCCAGAAGCTGCACGCCCGCGGCCCGATGGGGCTGCCCGAACTGACGTCTACCAAGTGGATTGTGTGGGGAGACGGCCACACCCGCCCGGCCTGA
- a CDS encoding AAA family ATPase: MSVPARPAPLFADIEDVGRRLAETGYLPDTATATAVFLADRLGKPLLVEGPAGVGKTELARAVAQSTGSGLVRLQCYEGVDEARALYEWNHAKQILRIQAGHGDWDQTRDDVFSEEFLLSRPLLTAIRRTEPTVLLIDETDKADIEIEGLLLEVLSDFAVTVPELGTITAERPPFVVLTSNATRELSEALKRRCLFLHIDFPDPDLERRILLSRVPELPERLADELVKVIGVLRGMQLKKLPSVAETIDWGRTILALGLDTLDDATIAATLGVVLKHQSDQIKASGELRLN, from the coding sequence GTGAGTGTCCCTGCGCGTCCCGCGCCGCTGTTCGCCGACATCGAGGATGTCGGTCGGCGGCTCGCCGAAACCGGCTATCTGCCCGACACCGCCACCGCCACAGCGGTGTTCCTCGCCGACCGGCTCGGCAAGCCGCTACTGGTGGAGGGGCCGGCCGGCGTCGGCAAGACCGAACTGGCCCGTGCGGTCGCGCAGTCGACGGGCTCGGGCCTGGTGCGGCTGCAGTGCTACGAGGGTGTCGACGAGGCCCGCGCGCTCTACGAGTGGAACCACGCCAAGCAGATCCTGCGGATCCAGGCCGGGCACGGCGACTGGGACCAGACCCGCGACGACGTGTTCAGCGAGGAGTTCCTGCTGTCGCGGCCGCTGCTGACCGCGATCCGGCGCACCGAGCCGACCGTGCTGCTGATCGACGAGACCGACAAGGCCGACATCGAGATCGAGGGCCTGCTGCTCGAGGTGCTGTCCGACTTCGCGGTGACGGTGCCGGAACTGGGCACCATCACCGCCGAGCGGCCGCCGTTCGTCGTGCTGACCTCCAACGCGACCCGAGAACTGTCCGAGGCGCTCAAGCGCCGGTGTCTGTTCCTGCACATCGACTTCCCCGATCCGGACCTCGAGCGGCGCATCCTGCTGTCGCGGGTGCCCGAGCTGCCGGAGCGGCTGGCCGACGAGCTGGTCAAGGTGATCGGCGTGCTGCGCGGCATGCAGCTCAAGAAGCTGCCGTCGGTCGCCGAGACGATCGACTGGGGCCGCACCATTTTGGCGCTGGGCCTCGACACCCTCGACGACGCGACGATCGCGGCGACCCTCGGCGTGGTGCTCAAACACCAGTCCGACCAGATCAAGGCATCCGGCGAGCTGAGGCTGAACTGA
- a CDS encoding vWA domain-containing protein, with product MALRRTRPPQPLAPHGLPGHLVGFVEALRAQGISVGPSETVDAGRVISVLGLQDREALREGIACAVLRRPDHRDTYDAMFDLWFPAALGAKTVLMESDDDGDSDSDDQGLPPEDIEAMRSALLDMLADNEDLANLDERLAAMIAQIVEAYGRYNSSRGPSYSSYQALKAMNLDDLEGRLLAGLLAPYGDEPTPTQEQIAKALAAQRINQLRKMVEGETKRRTAEQLGRDHVQMYGVPQLAENVEFLRASGEQLRQMRRVVQPLARTLATRLAARRRRSRAGEIDLRKTLRKSMSTGGVPIDVVLKKPHPARPELVVLCDVSGSVAGFSHFTLLLVHALRQQFSRVRVFAFIDTTDEVTELFGPDADLAVAVQRITREAGVYTRDGHSDYGHAFVSFMDKWPNVLSPRSALLVLGDGRNNYRNPEVDLLAHMVNSSRHAHWLNPEPRHLWGSGDSAVPRYEDVITMHECRSAKQLATVIDALLPV from the coding sequence ATGGCGCTGCGCCGGACCCGCCCACCTCAGCCGCTGGCACCGCACGGCCTGCCCGGGCATCTGGTCGGGTTCGTCGAAGCGCTTCGCGCGCAGGGGATCTCGGTAGGTCCGTCGGAGACCGTCGACGCGGGACGGGTGATCTCGGTGCTGGGCCTGCAGGACCGCGAGGCGCTGCGCGAGGGCATCGCGTGCGCGGTGTTGCGCCGCCCCGATCACCGCGACACCTACGACGCGATGTTCGACCTGTGGTTCCCCGCGGCGCTGGGCGCCAAGACCGTGCTGATGGAGTCCGACGACGACGGCGATTCGGATTCCGATGATCAGGGGTTGCCGCCCGAGGACATCGAGGCGATGCGCTCGGCGCTGCTCGACATGCTTGCCGACAACGAGGATCTGGCCAACCTCGACGAGCGGCTGGCCGCGATGATCGCCCAGATCGTGGAGGCTTACGGCCGGTACAACTCGAGCCGCGGGCCGTCGTACTCGTCGTATCAGGCGCTCAAGGCGATGAACCTCGACGACCTCGAGGGCCGGCTGCTGGCGGGACTGCTGGCCCCGTACGGCGACGAGCCGACGCCGACGCAGGAGCAGATCGCCAAAGCCCTTGCCGCGCAACGCATCAATCAATTGCGCAAGATGGTCGAGGGGGAGACCAAGCGGCGCACCGCCGAACAGCTCGGCCGCGACCACGTGCAGATGTACGGCGTGCCGCAGCTCGCGGAGAACGTCGAGTTCCTGCGCGCCTCCGGTGAGCAGCTGCGCCAGATGCGGCGGGTGGTCCAGCCGCTGGCCCGCACCCTGGCGACCCGGCTGGCCGCGCGGCGGCGCCGGTCGCGCGCCGGTGAGATCGATCTGCGCAAGACGCTGCGCAAGTCCATGTCCACCGGCGGGGTGCCGATCGACGTGGTGCTCAAGAAGCCGCATCCCGCGCGGCCCGAGCTGGTGGTGCTGTGCGACGTGTCCGGCTCGGTGGCCGGTTTCAGCCACTTCACGCTGCTGCTCGTCCACGCGCTGCGCCAACAGTTCTCGCGGGTGCGCGTGTTCGCGTTCATCGACACCACCGACGAGGTCACCGAACTGTTCGGGCCCGACGCGGATCTGGCGGTTGCCGTGCAGCGCATCACCCGCGAGGCCGGGGTGTACACCCGCGACGGGCACTCCGACTACGGGCACGCGTTCGTGTCGTTCATGGACAAGTGGCCCAACGTGCTCTCGCCGCGCAGCGCGCTGCTGGTGCTCGGGGACGGCCGCAACAACTACCGCAACCCCGAGGTCGATCTGCTCGCGCACATGGTGAACTCCAGCAGGCACGCGCATTGGCTCAACCCCGAGCCGCGGCACCTGTGGGGCAGCGGCGACTCGGCCGTCCCGCGCTACGAGGACGTCATCACCATGCACGAGTGCCGGTCGGCCAAGCAGTTGGCCACCGTCATCGACGCGCTGCTGCCGGTCTGA
- a CDS encoding NAD(P)/FAD-dependent oxidoreductase: protein MTDQHVAVAIVGGGPSGLTAAAALAKSVDGEVLVIEREAETGGIPRHSDHLGYGIRDLKRFITGPAYARRLTEAAQAAGAVLETEAMVTGWAGERRLQVTSPRGVRTVTADAVVLATGARERPRPARLVPGDRPDGVYTTGQLQNLVHIHHAKVGSRAVIVGAELVSWSAVLTLRESGCATAAMVSEYPRAEAYAAFRVPGRVLMDGPVLTRSKVVGIHGKGRVRSVTVENLDTGARSTIDCDTVVFTGDWVPDHELARTGGLAMDAATRGPVVDAALRTSAAGVFAVGNLLHPVDTADCAALDGRHVADAVTRWLTRSHEPQTGPRIRTAGPIRWIAPQVVSNGDTAPRGDLLMWVDEYRRLPRLRAVQDGKVLARHRTPWPASPGRVYRAPWSLVAGADPSGGDVTVSFE, encoded by the coding sequence ATGACCGACCAGCACGTGGCGGTGGCGATCGTCGGCGGCGGACCGTCCGGGCTGACCGCCGCCGCCGCACTGGCCAAGAGCGTCGACGGTGAGGTCCTCGTCATCGAGCGTGAAGCCGAGACCGGCGGAATCCCCCGCCACAGTGACCATCTCGGTTACGGCATCCGCGACCTCAAGCGGTTCATCACCGGACCGGCCTATGCCCGTCGGCTCACCGAAGCGGCGCAGGCGGCCGGTGCGGTGCTGGAGACCGAGGCGATGGTCACCGGGTGGGCCGGTGAGCGCCGGCTGCAGGTGACGTCCCCGCGCGGGGTGCGCACCGTGACCGCCGACGCGGTGGTGCTCGCGACCGGCGCCCGGGAAAGGCCGCGGCCGGCCCGGCTGGTGCCCGGCGACCGGCCCGACGGCGTCTACACGACCGGGCAGCTGCAGAACCTGGTGCACATCCACCACGCAAAGGTGGGCAGCCGCGCCGTGATCGTCGGCGCCGAACTGGTCAGCTGGTCGGCGGTGCTCACGCTGCGCGAATCCGGTTGTGCCACGGCGGCGATGGTGAGCGAGTATCCGCGTGCGGAGGCGTACGCCGCGTTCCGGGTGCCCGGACGGGTGCTGATGGACGGACCGGTGCTGACCCGCAGCAAGGTGGTCGGGATCCACGGCAAGGGCCGGGTGCGCTCGGTGACGGTGGAGAACCTCGACACCGGTGCGCGCTCGACGATCGACTGCGACACCGTCGTGTTCACCGGGGACTGGGTGCCCGATCACGAACTCGCGCGCACCGGCGGGTTGGCGATGGATGCCGCGACCCGCGGCCCGGTCGTCGACGCGGCGTTGCGCACCAGCGCGGCCGGGGTGTTCGCAGTGGGCAACCTGCTGCATCCGGTCGATACGGCCGACTGCGCGGCGCTCGACGGGCGGCACGTCGCTGACGCGGTGACGCGGTGGCTGACCCGCAGCCACGAGCCTCAGACCGGACCCCGCATCCGCACCGCCGGGCCGATCAGATGGATTGCGCCGCAGGTGGTTTCGAACGGCGACACGGCCCCGCGCGGTGACCTGTTGATGTGGGTCGACGAGTACCGGCGCCTGCCGCGGCTGCGCGCCGTGCAGGACGGCAAGGTGCTGGCCCGCCACCGCACCCCGTGGCCGGCCTCCCCCGGCCGGGTCTACCGGGCGCCGTGGTCACTGGTGGCCGGCGCGGATCCGTCGGGCGGGGACGTCACCGTCTCGTTCGAGTGA
- a CDS encoding NAD(P)/FAD-dependent oxidoreductase: MSGPANVYDVIVVGGGIVGCAIARALAGTDLSVTLLEARADIGDGTSKANTALLHTGFDATPGTLESRLVARGYELLGDYAEQTGIPVERTGALLVAWTDEERDALPKLKDKAERNGYHACEIVGADEVYRRVPALGPGALAGLTVPGEGLICTWTTNLALGTDAVQRGAHLRRRARVTGVSVGDDVTTVHTTAGDVTGRWVINAAGLGADHLDAQFGYHRFTVTPRRGELLVFDKLTRPMVPLIVLAVPSSRGKGVLVSPTIYGNVMVGPTSENLEDRTATGTSEDGFDFLVSKGRALMPSLFDDEITATYAGLRAAIDRDDYLIDLDPSQRYVLVGGIRSTGLTSGMAIAEHVAGLLADAGLDLTERPELPAPPRMPNIGENGMRPYQDADRIAADAEYGRIVCFCERVTAGEIRDAFGSVIPPADLDGLRRRTRVMNGRCQGFYCGANTHALLQANGGVR; this comes from the coding sequence ATGAGCGGCCCGGCCAACGTCTACGACGTCATCGTGGTGGGCGGCGGAATCGTGGGCTGCGCGATCGCGCGGGCGTTGGCAGGCACCGACCTGTCGGTCACCCTGCTGGAAGCCCGCGCCGACATCGGCGACGGCACCAGCAAGGCCAACACCGCGTTGCTGCACACCGGTTTCGACGCCACGCCGGGCACGCTCGAGTCGCGGCTCGTCGCCCGCGGCTACGAGTTGCTCGGCGACTACGCCGAGCAGACCGGGATTCCCGTCGAACGCACCGGCGCGCTGCTGGTCGCCTGGACCGACGAAGAGCGCGACGCACTGCCCAAGCTCAAGGACAAGGCCGAACGCAACGGCTATCACGCGTGCGAGATCGTCGGCGCCGACGAGGTTTACCGCCGCGTTCCGGCGCTTGGCCCCGGCGCGTTGGCCGGGTTGACCGTCCCGGGTGAGGGACTGATCTGTACGTGGACGACCAACCTTGCGCTGGGTACCGACGCCGTGCAGCGCGGGGCGCACTTGCGGCGGCGCGCACGGGTGACCGGGGTGAGCGTCGGCGACGACGTCACCACCGTGCACACGACGGCCGGGGACGTGACGGGCCGGTGGGTGATCAACGCCGCGGGACTGGGCGCCGACCATCTCGACGCGCAGTTCGGCTATCACCGGTTCACCGTGACCCCGCGGCGCGGTGAACTACTGGTGTTCGACAAGCTGACCCGGCCGATGGTGCCGCTGATCGTGCTCGCGGTGCCGTCATCGCGCGGCAAAGGCGTGCTGGTCAGCCCGACGATCTACGGCAACGTGATGGTCGGGCCGACGTCGGAGAACCTCGAAGACCGCACCGCCACCGGCACTTCCGAGGACGGCTTCGACTTCCTGGTCAGCAAGGGCCGCGCGTTGATGCCGTCGCTGTTCGACGACGAGATCACCGCGACCTACGCCGGCCTGCGCGCCGCCATCGACCGCGATGACTACCTCATCGACCTCGACCCAAGCCAGCGCTACGTCCTCGTCGGCGGCATCCGCTCCACGGGGCTGACGTCCGGCATGGCGATCGCCGAACACGTCGCCGGACTGTTGGCCGACGCCGGCCTCGACCTCACCGAACGGCCGGAACTGCCTGCGCCGCCGCGGATGCCGAACATCGGCGAGAACGGGATGCGCCCGTACCAGGACGCCGACCGGATCGCCGCCGACGCCGAGTACGGCCGGATCGTGTGCTTCTGCGAGCGGGTGACCGCCGGGGAGATCCGCGATGCGTTCGGGTCGGTCATCCCGCCCGCCGATCTCGACGGGCTGCGCCGCCGCACCCGGGTGATGAACGGGCGGTGCCAGGGCTTCTACTGCGGCGCGAACACTCACGCGCTGCTGCAGGCGAACGGCGGCGTGCGATGA
- a CDS encoding FGGY family carbohydrate kinase: MRHVLAIDQGTSGTKAVVVDDTGQVVSISEVPLRPQYLPGGGVEQDPEELFDSVVTAGRQALAQAGVPVAAVGLANQGETVLAWDRDTGRPLTPAVVWQDRRSATICEPLSASAAAVAERTGLVLDPYFSAPKMAWLRANSTTAGVVTTTDTWLVHRLCGAFVTDASTASRSLLTGLNSAAWDDELVELFGLGGEALPEIVGSDEVVGHTEVFGAPIPVAGLIVDQQAALLAESCLAPGSAKCTYGTGAFLLAQLGGNPARSTSGLTTSVAWRLRGDTSYCVDGQVYTAASAVRWAIDIGLVPAPDQIDSAAADSSDGVLCVPALAGLAAPWWDSSATASFTGMTLSSGRGQLVRALIEGIAASVCALTDLVGTDLGQPLTRLRVDGGLTRSAVLMQAQADLGRIPVEVYPSLHATALGAAACARLALDPSLTVEEAVGTWTPHRTYDPQWPADRAADYLDRWRRAAESQLTQKETTT; encoded by the coding sequence ATGCGTCACGTCCTGGCGATCGACCAGGGCACCTCCGGAACGAAGGCCGTGGTGGTCGACGACACCGGCCAGGTGGTGTCGATCTCCGAGGTTCCGTTGCGGCCGCAGTATCTGCCCGGCGGCGGCGTCGAACAGGACCCCGAGGAACTGTTCGACTCCGTGGTCACCGCGGGACGGCAGGCGCTGGCGCAGGCGGGCGTGCCGGTGGCGGCGGTCGGGCTGGCCAACCAGGGTGAGACCGTGCTGGCCTGGGACCGCGACACCGGGCGGCCCCTGACCCCGGCGGTGGTCTGGCAGGACCGGCGGTCGGCGACGATCTGCGAGCCGCTGTCGGCGTCGGCGGCCGCCGTCGCCGAACGCACAGGCCTGGTGCTCGACCCCTACTTCTCGGCACCGAAAATGGCGTGGCTGCGGGCGAATTCGACGACCGCGGGCGTCGTCACCACCACCGACACCTGGCTGGTGCACCGGTTGTGCGGTGCGTTCGTCACCGACGCCTCGACCGCCAGCCGCTCACTGCTGACGGGCCTGAACTCGGCCGCGTGGGACGACGAACTGGTCGAGCTGTTCGGGCTCGGCGGCGAGGCCCTGCCGGAGATCGTCGGCAGCGACGAGGTCGTCGGGCACACCGAGGTGTTCGGGGCGCCGATCCCGGTCGCCGGGCTGATCGTCGACCAGCAGGCCGCGCTGCTGGCCGAGTCGTGCCTGGCGCCCGGCTCGGCGAAATGCACCTACGGCACCGGGGCGTTCCTGCTCGCGCAGCTCGGCGGCAACCCGGCGCGCTCGACGTCGGGGCTGACCACGTCGGTGGCGTGGCGGCTGCGCGGCGACACCTCGTACTGCGTCGACGGCCAGGTGTACACCGCGGCGTCGGCGGTGCGCTGGGCCATCGACATCGGCCTGGTCCCCGCACCCGATCAGATCGACTCGGCCGCAGCCGATTCCAGCGACGGTGTGTTGTGCGTGCCCGCGCTGGCCGGGCTGGCGGCGCCGTGGTGGGACTCGTCGGCGACCGCGTCGTTCACCGGGATGACGCTGTCCAGCGGGCGCGGCCAGTTGGTGCGCGCGCTGATCGAGGGCATCGCCGCCTCGGTGTGCGCGCTCACCGACCTGGTGGGCACCGACCTCGGGCAGCCGCTGACCCGGCTGCGGGTGGACGGCGGATTGACGCGCTCGGCCGTGCTCATGCAGGCGCAGGCGGATCTCGGCCGCATCCCCGTCGAGGTCTACCCGTCGCTGCACGCCACCGCGCTCGGCGCCGCCGCCTGCGCCCGGCTGGCGCTCGACCCGAGCCTGACCGTCGAGGAGGCGGTCGGCACGTGGACCCCGCACCGCACTTACGACCCGCAATGGCCTGCCGACCGCGCCGCCGACTACCTGGACAGGTGGCGTCGAGCCGCGGAATCACAACTGACACAGAAGGAGACGACCACATGA
- a CDS encoding amino acid permease has protein sequence MSAPDPAVSSDAAELAQFGYKQALERRTGRFASFAVAFAFVSIATGIFTTYGSVLNSSGPVGIWTWPIAVIGQLAVAFALGALAARIPVTGYHYQWMSRLANPVLGWILGWISFTFLAIVVVAVDYTIASTIMPVLLNYEATATITWLVTALVLTGQALLVAFSTPWAERVNNSLVTLELVGMVALTLLLFVVAAIRGEVDVANLFSKGAVATEGFWSFGDLTSAGPWMLGFLLGAFTIVGFESAANLAEETNDPERVVPRAMWQAVLASGVLGFLFIVAVTLAAGDPVALAESGTPIADVIENTLGSAVATLLLIMVVLAIFACGLVIMITGVRLTWAMSRDERFPGWQQWGQISNRFRTPFKATVLYFVLAQLILAIFSQSETALFTLFSAATLLPAVMYASTVVLYLIKRKSLPESDKFNLGAWEIPVLVVAVVWLAFELALFRDSSFKEAWAYVIVMWVIGACYLGYLLATRGRHGLTMPGMESIDAELEHEAEKG, from the coding sequence ATGTCGGCACCAGATCCAGCGGTTTCCAGCGACGCCGCCGAGCTCGCGCAGTTCGGCTACAAACAAGCCCTCGAACGCCGCACCGGACGATTCGCGTCCTTCGCGGTGGCGTTCGCGTTCGTCTCGATCGCGACCGGCATCTTCACCACCTACGGGTCGGTGCTCAACTCATCGGGTCCGGTCGGCATCTGGACGTGGCCGATCGCCGTGATCGGACAGTTGGCGGTGGCGTTCGCGCTCGGCGCGCTGGCCGCCAGGATCCCGGTGACCGGCTACCACTACCAGTGGATGTCGCGGCTGGCCAACCCCGTGCTGGGGTGGATCCTGGGCTGGATCTCGTTCACCTTCCTGGCGATCGTGGTGGTCGCCGTCGACTACACGATCGCGTCGACGATCATGCCGGTGCTGCTCAACTACGAGGCCACCGCGACCATCACGTGGCTGGTCACCGCCCTCGTCCTGACGGGTCAGGCGCTGCTGGTGGCGTTTTCGACGCCGTGGGCCGAGCGGGTCAACAACAGCCTGGTCACCCTCGAACTCGTCGGCATGGTCGCGTTGACCCTGCTGCTGTTCGTCGTCGCGGCGATCCGCGGCGAGGTGGACGTCGCGAACCTGTTCAGCAAGGGCGCCGTTGCTACCGAGGGCTTCTGGAGCTTCGGGGACCTGACCTCGGCGGGGCCGTGGATGCTCGGCTTCCTGCTCGGCGCGTTCACCATCGTCGGCTTCGAGTCGGCGGCGAACCTGGCCGAGGAGACCAACGACCCGGAACGCGTTGTGCCCCGGGCGATGTGGCAGGCCGTGCTGGCCTCGGGCGTGTTGGGCTTCCTGTTCATCGTCGCGGTGACGCTGGCCGCCGGCGACCCCGTCGCGCTCGCCGAATCGGGCACCCCGATCGCCGACGTCATCGAGAACACGCTCGGCTCGGCCGTGGCCACCCTGCTGTTGATCATGGTGGTGCTGGCGATCTTCGCCTGCGGTTTGGTCATCATGATCACCGGTGTGCGGCTGACGTGGGCGATGTCGCGCGACGAACGGTTCCCCGGCTGGCAGCAGTGGGGCCAGATCTCGAACCGCTTCCGCACCCCGTTCAAGGCGACGGTGCTGTATTTCGTGCTCGCGCAACTGATTCTGGCGATCTTCTCGCAGTCGGAGACCGCCCTGTTCACGCTCTTCAGTGCCGCGACGCTGCTGCCCGCGGTGATGTACGCCTCGACGGTGGTGCTCTACCTGATCAAGCGCAAGTCGCTGCCCGAGAGCGACAAGTTCAACCTCGGCGCCTGGGAGATCCCGGTGCTCGTCGTCGCGGTCGTGTGGCTGGCGTTCGAGCTCGCGTTGTTCCGGGACTCGAGTTTCAAGGAGGCGTGGGCATACGTCATCGTGATGTGGGTGATCGGCGCCTGCTACCTCGGCTATCTGCTGGCCACCCGCGGCCGGCACGGGCTGACCATGCCCGGCATGGAGTCGATCGACGCCGAACTCGAGCATGAAGCGGAGAAAGGCTGA